atgTATTTCCTCATCTACTGCTTTAATGTTAATCCATCCATTTTCTGTTCCTGGGTCACTGATTGAGGAAAACCAGTTGCTCTCACCAATGGATGGCAGCACTTTGTCTGCTATATATATCATATGACAATATGTGATGCTGAAGCATCGTGgcattgtttaattattttcaatgttCACTGGATTTATTTTGAGAAAGCACTTGGTTTAAACACTTCACCGTACTTGTAAAACATTCCAACACTGATGAgttattcaaatttcaaatgctATTGCCTTGTAACTGCTATTTGGCTTTCACTTCCTGCCAAACCAGTGGCTTCCTCATACAAAATTATACTCACGTTTGTCAGTTTCTAGAAACAAAATCATTGTTGCTGTATCCTTATGCTAATCAAGCTTCACTTATGTCTACCCAAATTCTTATGGGCTTTGGTGTAGAGAGGTGTATGATTCATGTGATGTTATTCTCTGgtatacaaaaaaaatgttataagaactgattattttgtcaaataaaatGTCTGGCCACGCAGGGCAAGCAACAGACACTTCTGACCATGATAAAGGCAAGTATACCCTCATCAAAGATGTAGAGGACTTCCAATCGGGCACTTACGACAAGCCCCTACCTTGCTTTGGTTGTGGAATAGGATGGTTTTCGTGAGTATTCATCATTTTCTTGTACCATTTTCCTCGTTTCCTTTATCTGACAgatatttgtttcattttcaGATTTCTATCCGGCTTTGTTTTCCCGGTTATGTGGTATTACGCCACAATTCTCTACTTTGGGAATCACTACCGGAAGGATCCTAGAGAGCGAGCTGGTCTTGCTGCTTCCGCTATTGCTGTAAGAATTTCCTCACTCTCGTTCCTTCTTCCAATTGAGACGCCTTAAGAGCTAGCTACTACTAGATTCAAATAATATCTTCTTGGTTCTCGGTTTGTGTTTATTGCAGGCAATGGCATGTTCAGTTGTATTGTTGATCATAGTAGTTGTTATTCTTCTATTCTAGCTGGTCTGTGAAATTCCCTCCCCTCTTTACCCTGCTGCCCATCTGCAACTACTGATAGAAGACAATTGAATTGAAGAAAAGCTATAATTCATGTTCAGATGAAAATCTTCGGTACAAGAAAGTTAAAGCAAGAGGCCCTGCAATGGGTTTCAGATAGGAAAATTTTCATGCTACAGAAACTGCTTCCGATTTGAAGAGAAACAAAACAAGAGGGAAGACAACACCCTGAAATTGGCTCATCGCCCATGTATGCACTGCAGAGGGATGAACATTAAGAGTGTGTACTCTTTTATTTGACATTGGATTGTAGCATCGTCTACACAAAATTGAGGTTTCAATCATAAATAGATAAACATAATAAGTTCatattatataacaaaaaaGATTCATATTGAGTTATTGACCCTTTGTCTATTAACCATGGTTTCCAGAGAATTTCCTTTAACCAGAAATTTGCATTTTCTCAATGTTTCCAATAGGTTTCCAGAGAATTTCCTTTAACCAGAAATTTGCATTTTCTCAATGTTTCCAATAGGTTTTTGAACTCTGATCTCTAACAAAGATGGGTTCTCCTATGCACTTCATGAAATCTAAATGATTTTATCCCAAAATGAAGTTATTTTCTACATTTTGATGTAAagtatttttactaaaaaactGCTTTTGAgcaatctaaatatatatatatatatatatataagagtaatatcatacattatatatatagactagACATGCATAGACCCTAAACCCAGCCTAGCCCGACGTGAATCTTGATTAGCCAcacaaaaacatatattaaaacCCACATTCAAATCATTCGGCCGAACACTAACTAAACCCTATGAAAGCTCATTTCAGTCTTTTTATTCCTAGACTTAGAAATgaattttataacaaatttatcaaaaacaaCCACATATTACCTAAAATACATATGactttattattaaattataatattatatcagTACCACAAGTTAATATcactatttattaaatattttctcgtGTAATCAGCTCGAGATATACGGAGACTTCAACGGAGGATGAAATGAACCAGAGCTAATAAAAAAGATTGATGGTAAAGAATAGTAATATTGCCTTTTGGTTGCTTTGGTTTGTAGCCAATCGATGCACATTCGCTCCCCTAAACAACTAAAATTATTAACAATTCAAATATCCAAAGACAAAATAGCTTTTTCAACAAGAAATCTTGTTTGTCCTTTGAGATGATATTAATCTGCAATGATTCGAGGAATCTGAGAAATATCCTATGGGATATGTTTGCCAAGTGCAAGTAGAGCCACAAGTTTAACCCTTAATTGAGTTGATTATTAgttatatttatcttatttaactttatttttatcttatttaagaTTGTCTATAAATACTATTCTACTTtaactaaattattattcacataatttaatataatatttctttcccatttcttTATGACAAAGACTTATGATtggcaaaaacaaaataaagtaataaggtactaaaaagtttaaatttgaagAATAAgtactaaaatttaattctcaaattttaatatGAGAGAACTTAATCTCTATTAGCACAACTTgagaaaataagatataaaaaacttaaagacaattttaatcttatgaattcaatgtcaGGCTCATGTAACTAAGTCCATCAAATACCAATTTAATATAAAGTATGAGAATATGGGATATAACTCTGAACATCTTAACTCACTTTGTTAGAATTTGAGCCCAATGCCATTTGTATCTATTCAACGGATTCGCCTCCAGCTAAAAGT
The sequence above is a segment of the Diospyros lotus cultivar Yz01 chromosome 7, ASM1463336v1, whole genome shotgun sequence genome. Coding sequences within it:
- the LOC127806928 gene encoding uncharacterized protein LOC127806928 isoform X1, whose protein sequence is MLTEGLNLLHVLAMVLMEPSATIEEGESLRNTVELVRSVPDKQFDLLRPSARSHSLFKGQATDTSDHDKGKYTLIKDVEDFQSGTYDKPLPCFGCGIGWFSFLSGFVFPVMWYYATILYFGNHYRKDPRERAGLAASAIAAMACSVVLLIIVVVILLF
- the LOC127806928 gene encoding uncharacterized protein LOC127806928 isoform X2, yielding MSINWDFLVPQGATIEEGESLRNTVELVRSVPDKQFDLLRPSARSHSLFKGQATDTSDHDKGKYTLIKDVEDFQSGTYDKPLPCFGCGIGWFSFLSGFVFPVMWYYATILYFGNHYRKDPRERAGLAASAIAAMACSVVLLIIVVVILLF